AATGAGCTAGTGAGTTGTTGAGCATCACAGGCCAAAATGTCTCACTATATATTAAATGACATATCCATTGAATATATTTCTCGAAAAGAGAAACTCTTATTTCATATGAATAATTTGAACTTACGTAAAGACAGACAATACCACATCCAAGAGAATTTGCGGAAAATcaagagaggaagaaattatatatatatatatatattatatatctttttacCGTGGGATATGGGTTGaagtttgaaaaagaaaactaataaaactACAAGAAGGAACACTTAAGCTGGATTAGGACGTCCCTCCATCTCCAAAGAGCAACGAATTAAGACAGAAATTTTCggatatatagtaaaataattatggctaattgattaattaatgacACACATACATACCGTACTAGGAGCCACAGTCACattatttctatatatagGTGACATAACCGGCCTAAAAGTGACTtatcaatattatatttatagaaaataaatatttcctaatttgtTTGATGCATGGAATACCAATTAGGCAAAGACTAATGATCCTCTTTCCGagttataattaataatgaacTTATTAGCctaccgaaaagaaaaaaaaaagtgaactTATTAGCCTACAGAAAATAATGAACTTATTATCTCGGGcatcctatatatataatgaccAAACGTCTTTGTTAAACAAAAACCTGAATCCTGAGTCTCTGCTGACCgacctagctagctagctagctagcttgtattccaaataatatgaaatgaaTTATGAGTTTCAAATATAACTATGCATATAATATCTGAGCTTATATATGATACAAATTCCGGATTAATTATGCGAAGACCGcctgtaaccgaaaaaaaaaaaaagtataaggAGACTGGCTCTATTCCCTCTCGTCCTCCCACTGTTGACAAGCTACTTTTAATTTGGAGAGGGAAGTGCAGGCAGGCACCTGCGTGCGtggaatgataaaagaaattgGGTCAATAATAAATAGAAGTGTTGGATGCAAGGAGCTTCTCCTTCTTTTGGCGAAAAAGAGgcaaaaaagaacaaaaaaaagaaaaaggtacATTTCTCTCTCAAAGTAGCTCTCATTGATCAGAGCCGCATTACTCATCCCCATCATGTTTGCTCCTAACGAcaacaacagcagcagcaacatcAACAACTGGCCGGTCAAGCTGAGCCCCAATCTCCAACCCTTTGTTCCCCcaccttcctcctcctctcctcctGCTTGTTCATCCCATCCCTTCCCTCCTTTCAGTTACAACCACCAAGATCCGCTTACACATGATCATCAGTTCCTGCTGCTCAACCATGAAACTCTATCTAACAACAATTACATGGGTCCTTTCCATGAAAACAGCCCGAATTTCGCAATTTTCAGCTCATCGTCATTTCCTCCACCGCCGAACGCAGCTCAAGCTGCAAAGAAAGACAGGCACAGCAAGATCTGCACGGCGCAGGGAGTGAGGGACCGGAGGGTGAGGCTGTCCATAGGCATTGCCCGGGAGTTCTTCGATCTCCAGGACATGCTTGGGTTCGACAAGGCCAGCCAAACCCTAGAGTGGCTCCTCACCAAGTCCAAGAGAGCCATCAAGGAGGCTGCTAGGGCTAAGGAGCAGCAGACAGGGAGAGCAGGAGCAGCAGCTTACCCTGCGGGGTCAGAaaaagaagcagcagcagatgACTCGAAGGGATCATCATCAGATCTAACTATTTCTAAGGAGGAGATGCCACAAGAAGAAGTGCTTAATAATATTCATGAGCTGATTCGGGGGAAAGATGAGGACTCTTGGGCAAATGCTAGGGCAAGGGACAGGGGGCGAGCGAAAAGAGAGAAGACTTACTGCTGTGTGAGCCCTAACAGCAATGGCGTTGTAGTGCACCATCACCAATCGATTAGGGATCACTCAAAttcaagttcgtcgagccaatTAGTCAAACCTAGTCAATATCATCTTTACTCGTCATTAGCTCCTCCTAACAGCAATGGTGTTGTATTGCACCATCACCAATCGATTAGGGATCACTCCAATTCAAGTTCGTCAAGCCAATTAGTCAAACCTAGTCAACATCATCTTTACTCATCATTAGCTCCTCCTGGTGGCGACGACCTTCCTCCACTGAACACTGAAGACAGCAAGAAGAATGACTTCTCCCTTCCGGCCCAAAATTGGGACATCAACTACAACTCAATGGTCCTGCAGCCATCAAGCTTCGGAGAGCCATACATATGACATGTTATGTCTGCAGCTATCTCCTGAAACTGGTGTATGTATGATCATTCCAATTACAGGGAAAAACGACCCTTAATTAGTCTATCAGTCTCTCTTAATTAGTACTCTTTATCAGCATTAATTagtattttacttttaatgcAACAGCTGATATTCTGAGGAACTTCTTGTTCCCTTCCAGAAGCTTTTATATCCATCAATGACAAAGTATTAGCTGACATGCATCTACTAATTGGATGTATGCAACTTAGGGCTTTCAGGGTGCAGGTTTTCCTCCTTTCTCAGTTTCCATGTATGTGTTATATATTAAGTCTTAATTGCGTATTGAATTATGATGCTGCAACTGCGTGTTTTTACGCATCAGagctatatgtatatagatatgtatGTACTAATGATTGATGTCTACTTCAGAATCTcataaataaatcaattatCTATATCTTATTAAGTTGTGCATATTTTAATTGGACCAATTTTGTATGAGATGGAATGGCAacgattgtgttgttgattttatATCAAAAGCATACACATATGAAAATTGTATTTATATGCATGGGAGTATACATTCTGCCTAAACTGTTAATTAAAATGGATGTTACAGTGCAAATGTcgtaattaatttaattggtataaattcatatataaattcatgaCATTTGCAACTTGAAAGTAAGTACTTCCAACTGAAACTAAACCGATGTTGGTGCTATATATAAGGgggggaaaaacaaaaaaaaaagaaggaaaagaaggcAGCCTTCAATGGAGGGATTTCGTCAGTAAATATCATGCATGGTTTGTGCAAGAAACCCCTAGCTAACTAAAGGTTTTCATCAAGACCCGGTTGCAATATATTTCATTGAAGCAAATTGTTATGATTATTGAAGGCATTCATAATTAACTATATACTAAAATTGGTTTTGAATTTGTTTTCACCCGAAAAGGATGATTGAGGTTTGAATAATCAGGAGAGGGCCACTTGTTCCCTCCGGGGATTAATTCATGAGAAACTCAAGATTTGAACTCAATCTAGCTAGTTAAATAGCACATAGCTGGACAAGGGGACACATCTCTTCTATATCTATTGCTTTACATGTGAAGAAAGGAGAAACACGacgaggaaaaaaagaagggagaTGAATTATTGAATATCTATTAATGTTTATcgttatatatagattggtCAATTTATGTTCGTCTTTTGTTAATCTGTGGCTATATATCATATGTTATTGAAGATATATGCGGCTTTGAATTATGAAGACTCATACACATTTGGGAGCTGGAACCTTATATATACTTGTATTCATTGGCACCATACATATGTTGGCTACTAGGTGTGGATCTAAACTTTGAAGAATTAGTCAGAAAGAATTCaaaatacattattaaaaatatcagaGTACGATCTTATTTCCTATAGAATTAAACActtcatatatattcatttaaaagTAGTCCGAAATTTCAttggaaaaatacaaaaaaaaggtTGTAAAGGGTTATCTGAAATCAAATCTATATttacatctatatctatattctatttctatatataaactaaaatTGACTTGATGTAGCTAATAAATGCAAATACTACTCTAATCATTATtagtatttaattaatatttatacattattaaagaaatattaataGATGCTAGTttgttaaaatataattaatttattacatGTAGATGTTAGTTTGTAAAAGGTAAAACCCCCTACATTTATGAATTTACGGtaacataaaaatattcataaaataGTATTCtgaaatattattatagtgtgtttgattttagaattgagttgagttgagttgagttttgattttaattggtttgtaatgattgtgatgttgaattacgagaaaaaatattgaatagttgaaaaaaagtaatggttgtattatttaattgtgaaaaaagtaatgaataattgaaataatttattattaaaaattgaattgaatggttaaaaaaattgaagaaaatgaaaaaggaataattgtgttgttgacttttgttgtgtagtgagtaaagttaaaattaaagttaaaatcttaaaatcagattgcCAAATCAAACGGGTAAATTTATATGGAGTTAATATATGGAATAAAGTCgtgtaatatattaataattacattaaatatattaaagaagACAATTAGTAGTAAAATTATTCAGAAATGGTTCAAAacttctaataaaaaaatggaattaatcattaaaatattttattctttttaaattttaaagatATATTGATAATTACATTATAAAACATGTAATAGACATATGaaaaaatgtttcattatgttctaaaaagtttttttcgctacatgatggtacaaaatattttaaagttgtttcatgatggtacaaaccgttaattggccctaacgccgttaacattttactaacgtggcgcgtcctatgtgtcacttttgttacgtagaaccaatcatagtgcgccatatcatttaagagaaaataaaatttaaaaagtccaaaaaaatacaaaaaaataattacaaaattacaaaaaaatattttaaaattttgaaaattatttcttaaatatttttaattttaatttttttaaaaaatacaaaaaataatttaaaaaatacaaaaaatagaaaaaaaaatttagaatttttttaaattttaaattttaatttttttaaataattttttttatttttaaaaagaatttaaataattttaaaaattttaaaaaattaatttttttttttttattaacattattttttttttaataaaaattttttaaatttaattttaaattttaaattaaaagtttaaaattatttttaaaagtttttaaaatttaaaatatttttaaaagttttaaaagttttaaaatttttagaattatttaaaattttttggccAC
The sequence above is drawn from the Punica granatum isolate Tunisia-2019 chromosome 5, ASM765513v2, whole genome shotgun sequence genome and encodes:
- the LOC116207357 gene encoding transcription factor DICHOTOMA-like yields the protein MFAPNDNNSSSNINNWPVKLSPNLQPFVPPPSSSSPPACSSHPFPPFSYNHQDPLTHDHQFLLLNHETLSNNNYMGPFHENSPNFAIFSSSSFPPPPNAAQAAKKDRHSKICTAQGVRDRRVRLSIGIAREFFDLQDMLGFDKASQTLEWLLTKSKRAIKEAARAKEQQTGRAGAAAYPAGSEKEAAADDSKGSSSDLTISKEEMPQEEVLNNIHELIRGKDEDSWANARARDRGRAKREKTYCCVSPNSNGVVVHHHQSIRDHSNSSSSSQLVKPSQYHLYSSLAPPNSNGVVLHHHQSIRDHSNSSSSSQLVKPSQHHLYSSLAPPGGDDLPPLNTEDSKKNDFSLPAQNWDINYNSMVLQPSSFGEPYI